The window CGGCGTCGGCGTCGGTCATCACGTCGCAGTCGACCGTGACGGGTCCGACCGCGGGATGGTGGACCACCTTGTGGTCCTCCCGGTGGCTGCCGACGGCCCCGGCCGCCCACAGCTCGGCGAACCGGGCGTTGCCGTCGTCGAGCGTGCGGACCAGCCGGGCCAGCCGCCGGCTGTGCGGGAAGCGGCCGGTCGCGGCGCGCAGGTCGGACACGACCGCCGCCTCCACCCGCTCGTGGGAATCCGACACGACGGGCCAGTGCGACAGCTGCCGGACGTCGCCGTCGACCGGGAAGGTGTCCCGGGCGAAGTTGCGCAGCGCCGGCGGCGCCGCCGTCGGATCGCCGAGCAGCGCCGCCCAGCCGCGGTTCCACCAGATCAGCTGCCAGTCGGCGGCGAAGACCCCGACGGCGACGTCGCCGAGCCGGTGCAGCACCCGCTGCAGCCCCGGCGCGATGTGGTCGCTCACCTCGTGGCGCGTCGGCGGTGCGATGCCCGCCAGCCGGTACAGGTGGTCGCGTTCGGCGTCGGTGAGCCGCAGCGCCCGG is drawn from Nakamurella deserti and contains these coding sequences:
- a CDS encoding helix-turn-helix domain-containing protein codes for the protein MTTTPAELGTTLRAWRDRLSPAAAGLPTGHARRAHGLRREELAELTGISVDYVVRLEQGRATTPSAQVVAALARALRLTDAERDHLYRLAGIAPPTRHEVSDHIAPGLQRVLHRLGDVAVGVFAADWQLIWWNRGWAALLGDPTAAPPALRNFARDTFPVDGDVRQLSHWPVVSDSHERVEAAVVSDLRAATGRFPHSRRLARLVRTLDDGNARFAELWAAGAVGSHREDHKVVHHPAVGPVTVDCDVMTDADAELRVVILSAAPDTEDETKLRLAMLSGVSAPV